Part of the Zingiber officinale cultivar Zhangliang chromosome 6A, Zo_v1.1, whole genome shotgun sequence genome, CAACTAGCATTTTGTTGAAAAGGAAATACTGCATTTTTTATTCACTAAATGTTTCTTTGGTGTCCTGTTGTCCTTGTTCTAGCTTAGCTGTAAAACTGTTATTATATTGTATGTGACATGAATTCCATGTCTCACTACCATTTTTTCCCTAGGTGTATCCATGTAGTTTTCTTGAGGACTACTTTTTTGTTGAAAAAGAAATACTGCATCTTTTATTCACTAAATGTTGCTTTGGCTTCCTTGTAGAGTACAAAATGCCTGTATTATATGTTACCTTACTAGCATCAAGTTGCCTTTTATATTACAGTTTCATTTCTGGacctcaaaaatattttgatcaattttaTGCATTCATTGGCTTATCTCTGCAAATTGCAGCATGCCATGCAGACGGTTGTTTCATTACCCAGGCCATGTTGTATAGTTTTTAGCTTATTGTTGAGTATACATCATTGCCTGCTTAACAATGAGCCAAATGTTCACTGTTGTTTCtatttaattagaatttagaATGCTCATACATTATCTTGGTCGCTGCCATTCATTACCTTGCCCTCCTGTTCAAGGTTGCTACTTGCCTGATTATCACAGTACTATCAGATGCGTATTTTCTATTTGTTCATTTACCCTTTCAACCCTCTATGCTTTTATGCCTCTTTTGTACATCATTTGTGAACTAGATTAGCAATTGTACATCATATTTTATGCTGGAATTTGTTTTTATTTAATGGAATACTAGTTTACAGAATATTCTTTTGCCAGTTGCGGGACTTGGAGAGAGGAGTTGACATTCTTGTGGCAACTCCAGGTCGTTTAGTGGATTTGCTTGAGAGGGCTAGAGTGTCATTACAAAATATTAGATATTTAGCATTGGATGAAGCAGATAGAATGCTCGATATGGGTTTTGAGCCGCAGATTAGGAGAATTGTGGAGCAAATGGATATGCCTCCACCAGGTCAGCGGCAGACAATGCTGTTTAGTGCTACATTTCCAAAGGAGATACAGGTTGGTCATACATGTCAAACAGTGTATTATTTGATgttttgtttcattttatttgtaaaatcactTTATGTAGttgttttcttattcttttgattaAATGGCATACTAAAACTCCCTTTTATGTTTCTGAATTCTTGCAATATAAAAGCATAATGTGAAGCTACATGTGATTTTCAACAGAGGCATGCTGCTTTTACAATATTCATGGCATGTATAATTGATATTTTAGCTATTGTTCTATTTTGCCTAATTTTTTATGACTAGATGCCTCAATTGCTTTGCAATACTATATGATAAATTGGAATATAGCAGTTGATGACAGTGTTTAGTTGTTTAATGCCGCGACCAGTGAAGAGGCGATCTAGGTAGATTTGATCAGAACTTGTTCTTCATAATCAGTGTTACAATGATCCTGAGATGTGATAGTGTTGATTACAATAATTACAAGGTCTAGTACTTTCAATAGGTTCAAGACATTTGTTTATGATTTTTAAGTTGTCATGCCCCAGGGGTGTAATTCCCGCACACTTGGAGGTACCCGCTCGGTGACCGTATAataaaagaaaacctaagaaCCATCTAAATAGAATAATCGAGAAAtttatcaattatatatatatatatatatatagggaccaactataatatcaaaaagATCCCTGTGCTTACAAAATTGGAGGCCAAGGAATGCAGACAGTAAGCCAAATGGTTAAGTGGGTAATCAGGAGAGATGTGTATGAATTTAATCTTGTTTAAGAAGTAAAAAGTATAGTAAATCACAATTTCTTATTACAACTTTAATTCTTAAAATTCTCCATTTATACataaatatatatgtataatcaacTTCACGTTATCATCATTTGTATCatcaattaaaatcaattctcAAGTCTTATTATTTAATACAGCTCATCCATGGTATAATATCAACATGTATATCAATGGTCTAAATCTGCTAAATCAACTAAAAGTCACCTAAGCTAATATCGTCAAGAGTGTAATGTCATGTGTATAGGCTAAAAGTCTTCTCAGAGTATAATATTGTGTATACGTTATTTATCGTACACGCTACCGTTcctcaccggtggaagacataataaacactgaccgAGGACTACATCACGCCACCATGCCTCGGGTGTACAGTTAGGTACTCTGGACCAGGTCACcgcgctaccacaataacatgtgggTGGTCTAGTACTCCGATATAAAGTTCTGATATAAAGCTAGGCTCATAGTTTTCACTTTTTAGTATTCTTCATTTACCATTTTTATTATTTCACTTAATCCTTTTTACCATCATTGTTTCATTCTAAGTGTCTTATAGGTTAGTCTAAACGACCAATCCAAATCAATTTttcatataaatatattaattcatTTAAGTATTATCAAAGGTTTCATAGGTAAAAATTATCAATCAAAAAGGTACAAGTATCAGCAGGAAGAATATCAAAAGCATGGACTATGGAAGGTCAGAatgtttgtttaatttttaaaacaacccATTCCATATTAATCTCCATATGAACCCACTTGTGAATAggaaataatatcaattatttacccttaaacaatttaattattttaaaccctcatttcattattttaaatACTATTTGAATCCCCTTTTTAAAAATACaagcatatatatataatcaattacTCTATTTATTCATGCACAGGGTAATGTTTAAAGAGTCAAAGGATCGAAGTTACCCACTTTATGTATAGCAAAATCTTTGAGTGTCGGCATATCACCAtgctccactcgagctcgtatCTACAAACATAATACAACAATAACTCAAATACTCAAAATGATACCCTATAAGAATAACTATATAAGATTTGAACATTATCTACGACTCGAAGTGAAAGGATCATTTTCGATCTCTCTTGTTCGTAATATTTCTCAGTTCTAAACTAGACCTTCATTATGATCTGATTATTTATCCATCCTAATTACAAATCGATTAACATAAAGTATACCTTCTAGGGTTGTTGTGGTTGCCGGAAAAGAGGGCAGCAATGTGTCTCTCTTGTTGTTAGGAGAGGGCAGCAAACTAGGGTTGTTTTCCCTTTGTCGCTGGCCGTCTCAGCTAACTCCGGCGGGTTCGGCGGTGCTGCCATGAAAAGGACAGCATCCCTAGCTGCTGTTGGAGAAAACGAAAGATAACAATGTTCACCGGTTGTCTCGGCGAGCTTTGGCGAAGGCCACAGCTAGCTCTGGTGACTGCTGTGCTTGGCTAGAAAAGAGGGCAGCAACTAGGACTTTGTTTTTCTCCCTTTTTCTGGTGGTCCGGCGAGCTCCAGCAAACTCTGAGGAGCTCCGACAGTGCTGCCAAGAAGCAGGGAAGGGGAAGCAAGGGTTGGTGGCTGGAGAAAAAGACAGTAAAGTTGCTTGCTCTGCTCTTcgttggaggaggaggagaggtgcaggaggaaaagaagaagaaagaagaaaaagagagaacaGGAGAAAATATGAAGGGGAAAGAGAAAAAGGAATGGGGTGGTATGGTGTGATGGCATGGGGTTGtccttttcactttttttttcccaATACATAAGTCGTGTGTGTTTTAGTTGTTGCAAGTTCGACCTGTTTTCCCAGGCTTAAGTACAGGCTCAATTTTGTGAGATTGACAAGCTTTATACATATCATCTTTGTTTGCTTATGAATTTTTAGTGGTTGTTccatgtgtgttttttttttcaatttgataccatttttttttgtataaccATTTTTTTGTATTGTGTATAAAATGACATGTAAATTATTCTCATATGCAGAGATTGGCCTCTGACTTCCTTTACAATTACATCTTTCTGGCTGTTGGAAGGGTTGGTTCCAGTACTGATTTAATTGTCCAGAGAGTTGAATTTGTTCCAGATTCAGACAAAAGAAGCTACCTCATGGACCTTCTCCATGGCCAAAGAGCTAATGAAACCCCTGGCAAGGTCCAACCTCGTTCATACCTTCTTAGTTTTCTGCCTTTATACTGAAGATTGCTTTCTAAATTTAGCTAAAAGAGAAAACTAATAAAACTTGCATTCTGTTCAtgcaaatgttttttttttttgtggggTATCACAGGAATTCTATTCATTAATCAGAATAACTGATAGAATTGTCTCTTCCCTGCAGCAAGCTTTGACTTTAGTCTTTGTGGAGACAAAGAAAGGAGCTGATTCACTGGAACATTGGTTGTGTATGAATGGGTTTCCAGCAACCACCATTCATGGTGATAGATCACAGCAGGTGATTTGCCTTCATTGTGTTTTAGATGGATGCTCCATCGTATGGTTGTTTTAACCAATACAAAGTATCTAGGCTTGTGTACTCATGATAATAACCAGTCTAATATGTAGCTGAAAATTGGGATTAATTATGGTTTTAGGCATTtctttaaataatatatttatgctTAAAACTCTCATTTTATTGAATAATTAGTAGTTTTTTGTGTATTTTTCAGTATAAAAGTCCCACTTGAGGTACGGACATAGTTTGCGGACTTGTTAAGCTTCCTTAATATGGTTGAGAGTGTCTACTCATTGTGTGCCATTGAACCCTTACTGGTATGCCAGCAGTGCACATATCCTAAACTTGAAAAGaactaaaagaaaaaaatacCTACCATCAGTTTACATCTCCTAAACCCGAAAAGAAGTAAAAGAAAAAGTATCTACCAAACAGAATAGCGTGCTACTTCTGTCACAGTTGGTACATGCTGGTACTTTCATATTATGTTAATTCAGATCATTCTGAAGTTTGACATGGTTTGGAATTCACTTTGTGAAATTTGTTAAAACAATATgatggttttcatgaagataaCAGCACCCATAGTCACATTAAGAccaaatttatattgtagattaaCCTTTACTTTCTGATCTTCAGTGTGTAACAGACTCAAATGCTATTTTTCCTGAAGATAAGTGTATTTGGAAACACTATGTTGCTTTTTGTTAGGTGTGATACTAGCAGCAAATTGAATTGAAATCAGCTAATCATTTTGAGGTAATTAGGGTGGTGGATAGAGATCGTCTGCTGCCTTTAGAATTATGATTGATGCGACCTGTAATATTTAGTAACCTAAGATAACTAATGTAGGTTTAATGATAAGAATTGAAGGAACTAGTTAATTGTCATGTAGTATTTTTCTTTATTAATTAACACTAGTGACTAGTCCTTGTATTCATTTTGTACTGGCACTGTTATGTTTTCACTTAACCTTCTATTTATATATGGATAATGAGTTTGATATATGATGGCTTTTAAATGTCGAACTATTACTGTAGTAAGGTGATTTGGTTTTATATTGTTTTACCTTACCAGTAGATTGATTATTCTAGCCCTTCATCTCCCAACTACATCTGTACACTGGATCAACCTCTTTTCCTGTTGAAATCAATTATTCCTTTCCATGTTTGATTTAATTTCATTGATTTAGTTCTGATACCCACAGCAAGTAGATGGAATTACAAATATATATGCAGGTCCAAATGTTAATTAATGATTTTACTTGTTTAAACATTGGTTTAATGCTACGATGTTTCCTGATGTTTATAAGCGCATTTATAATTTTCGTGTTATGTTTAGATTTGAGTTTCATTGCATGTGAAAGCTAGTAGATATCCATCTATTCGGACAGAAAAAATATAGTGCAAATCTGGCGAAAGAATTTCCTTGTCTTTCCTCTCTCTCCCTAAATTCTGCCAAAGGAAATGAAGGGTTAATGTGATATAAATATGTACTTAATTTATATCTAtatagttttttttcttcttctctattGAATTGTGGTTCTCTCGTTTTCTTTGGATGGGTGAGCATTATTCATCAGTGACTTGtgccattttttttctttactgTTTGCTTTGTTTCGAAGACATGCCTTATACGTTTGTGAAATTAAATGCTTGTTCTTTGGTGTCGAAATTAGAACCCATCTATGATGGAAATATAAGCGATGTTCTTTTCCTGAATAATGCGAACATGGTCTGACATTCAAAGGTGTTAAATTTATAGGGAAgataattctaattctaatatatatatatatatatatatatatagccttgTTACAttgcccatatatatatatatagccttgTTACATTGCCCAACTCCTGTCAGATGACTCTCAAAGACATCTGGGCGCCCCGCACATCCAATCGGGCACGGGAGTCGGGCATCATATCAAACCTGTGTGTGCCTGTGTGTgtggtgtgtgtgtatatatatatatatattgctttATTGAAAAATACCATTTATCAATTCTAGCAAGGTTTGCTTGGTTGGACTCCATATATTGTATAATTGACTGGTTGCTCTCCAATTTGAGTGGCAAAGTTTTTTGGTCACTCATGAGCTTCAATTTCTGATGTCCTACTGTCTCCCCCCATTCATATCCTACCTCACaattcttgttcttttattatctTTGAGAATATTAATCAAACAGACTGCGAGATGACATTTTCCTGTGATCTAAGATATGATTTCTGTTAGTCCAATGAAATAGAAGCATACCTGATAAAGAAGATCAGTTTATCTGACActaaacaacaataacaacaaatgAACCATGGCGCAACACCTGGGATGctacttttgttttgttttgtcttGGGCTTACTCATCTTATGCACTTTATTTTTGTAGGATTTGTGTATCATGTTGAATTTCTTATAGTTTATCCATGTGATCTCATAGGAAAGGGAGCAGGCTCTTAGATCCTTTAAAAGCGGTGTGACTCCTATCTTAGTCGCAACAGATGTTGCTGCTCGTGGGCTTGATATTCCCCATGTGGCACATGTTATCAACTTCGACCTCCCCAATGATATTGATGACTATGTGCACCGTATCGGAAGAACTGGGAGAGCAGGAAAGACTGGACTGGCTACTGCATTTTTCAACGAGAGCAGTATATCCCTGGCTAAGTCATTGTCAGAGCTTATGCAGGAAGCTAACCAGGAGGTACCACAATGGCTTTCCCGATATGCAGTAGCTCGTCCCTATGGCGGCAGTGGCGGTGGCAGAAACCGACGAGGCGGTGGACCTCGATTTGGTGGTCGTGACTTCCGCAGGGATTCTAATTTTAGTAGGGGCGCAGGAGGTGGTGATCATGGTGGATATGGAGGCGGTGGCTACGGGTCATCTTCTGGACAAGGTGGTGGGTATAGCGGTGCAGGCTTTTCCAGCGCTTGGGATTAGCGACACCCCCCATTCAACTGAACAAATCGGTATTAAACCTTCTCAGCAATATAATTTTTGCTAGCTCGCATAGACGAAATTAATAGCAATACCCTGTTTTAATCCCATTTTCTCATTTTGTAACCTCTTTAGTTCTATGAGGTTTGAATATTTGCTAAAATATTTCTCGACGCATTGATGGTGGTGACAAACTATTGGGTCTTTCTTCCAGTACGCTCTGGTTAGGTTTCATCTTCGCCTGCTTCTATCCTGTCATGCTGTTTTCACCTGTTAGTCTTATTCTAGTCGGGTGTAAATGTGTAATATGGTTCTTgttcaagttttgaaaatattcagTTAGGCTTTCAAACAGCAGGGAAGAGCAAAGGATTTCTGAGTCAGCCAAGTGAAACCTTTCATGTTATTTTCCAAGCACTTTTATGTTAGTTTTGAGCATTCAACATTTTACTTGCTAACCGATGATTGTTTGATAACCGATGATTGTCGACATATTGAATCAGGGATGTTCGACTGCTGTTGTTGATTCCATTGATGATTATTGACATCGAATCGGGATGCTCGATTGTTATTGATTCCATTGATGATTATTTGTTTAGAAGGATTGCATCAATGGTCAAGAAACAACTTTCGATCAACCATGTGGAAATAGGCCCGAACTTAATTTACCTGCGCTTGTGTCTGCCCGGTCTACTTCTCTAAGATAAGAGCtccataaaaataaattaaaattaataatccaATTTATATTAAgttgaaatatttaaaataaaaatatgccTTATGAAGTAGTGTGCTTGTTTCTAAATGCATGTTATTTTATGAgctcaaattttaaattagatttaataatTACCTTTCAATTTTTGAAGGACaggtttttaacttaaattagccATTGTGTACTTGTGTTACATGGGTAATTTAATATATGAATGTGTTACATGGGTAATTTAATATATGAAtatctagggatgtaaatgaatcgaGTTAAACAATATTAAGTTtaagtttggttcatttaaattatattcgGGCTTGAGTTTGGTTTGAATCAAACTTTTATCATAAGACTCAAGTTGGGCTTATTTTGGAATTATCAAGATTGTGAATAGTTCGAGCTTGACTTGTTATTAGCTTGATTATTATAGTTAATGAGCCTAATTCGTTAAGTGAGTTCAGGGTCATTTTAGAGTttattttaaggctcgttttgtCGACTCATTAAGCAAGTTTGAAAATTCATTTGAATAATAaacttaataattaaaataatataaactcaatACATCATTGAATATCCAAAATTATTACATAAAATTTCCAAatgccaaataaaaataaaacaccttAAAATCCATTATCAAATGTCTCACAACACAATCATAATAATTCAGCTTCTTAATGAGTTCAATGACAAAACAGAGAAGCTATGAAACCCATTATAAAAGGAATTGCGAAACCATCTCTCCGA contains:
- the LOC121997849 gene encoding DEAD-box ATP-dependent RNA helicase 37-like → MRSSWADAVANAESSAAAADTAPRRTNSYVPPHLRNRPQASEAPVVANGPSAARLPSAFPPQASTGSRWSAPSRDIGRSGAGGGRGGGGGGGGWNTRGGGWDRREQEANPFVNEEETHEAVFDDQENTGINFDAYEDIPVETSGDNVPPPVNTFAEIDLGEGLNQNIRRCKYVKPTPVQRYAIPISVAGRDLMACAQTGSGKTAAFCFPIISGIMRGPPSQRQRGSRTVYPMALILSPTRELSIQIHEEARKFSYQTGVKVVVAYGGAPINQQLRDLERGVDILVATPGRLVDLLERARVSLQNIRYLALDEADRMLDMGFEPQIRRIVEQMDMPPPGQRQTMLFSATFPKEIQRLASDFLYNYIFLAVGRVGSSTDLIVQRVEFVPDSDKRSYLMDLLHGQRANETPGKQALTLVFVETKKGADSLEHWLCMNGFPATTIHGDRSQQEREQALRSFKSGVTPILVATDVAARGLDIPHVAHVINFDLPNDIDDYVHRIGRTGRAGKTGLATAFFNESSISLAKSLSELMQEANQEVPQWLSRYAVARPYGGSGGGRNRRGGGPRFGGRDFRRDSNFSRGAGGGDHGGYGGGGYGSSSGQGGGYSGAGFSSAWD